The Sulfolobus acidocaldarius DSM 639 genome has a window encoding:
- a CDS encoding GNAT family N-acetyltransferase, with translation MSEQITLRIARKEDWQQIYQLYSSLTDEDLYLRYFHLYKPTEDDAKRIADCLDHRTIVVEYQGKIIAEGSIYKDGEFALVVHPEYRQLGLGTKLVLALISEAKKMGISKVRFYTLPENTPMIKIGRKLGFNVKLNGDEVYAEKDIEKENVVLTLA, from the coding sequence ATGAGTGAACAAATAACATTGAGAATAGCGAGAAAAGAGGATTGGCAACAAATATATCAACTTTACTCCTCCTTAACTGACGAAGACCTCTACTTACGCTATTTCCATCTATACAAACCTACTGAAGATGATGCAAAGAGAATTGCAGATTGTTTGGACCATAGAACAATAGTTGTTGAGTATCAGGGTAAAATAATTGCTGAGGGCTCCATCTACAAAGATGGAGAATTTGCTCTAGTGGTTCATCCAGAGTATAGACAGCTGGGTCTTGGTACAAAATTAGTATTAGCATTGATAAGTGAAGCGAAGAAAATGGGAATATCAAAAGTGAGATTTTACACACTCCCTGAAAATACTCCAATGATTAAAATAGGAAGAAAGCTGGGATTTAATGTAAAACTTAATGGTGATGAAGTTTACGCTGAAAAAGACATCGAGAAAGAGAATGTAGTATTAACCCTTGCATAA
- a CDS encoding NAD(P)/FAD-dependent oxidoreductase, which produces MSSKLTSKYVIIGSGIAGYHALKEMLNIDPKANITLVTSDSSLPYDRPPLSKEYMRSERDRDSLFFEKPEFYQRDNLKVMLNTTVERLNVKEKFLTLSTGQTLNFDKLLITTGGKPRKLGIHGENLNGVHYLRTLSDADSIKEDLKHGKKPVIVGAGFIGVEVAASLRSLGFEPVVIEVKPFIWSTFVDEKVSEMVRKYFENKGVTFLLNEGVKEFEGSQRVNSVITSGGKKIESSMVLVAVGISPNVEIANELQVNNGILVDEHLKAKEDIYVAGDVANILDPVSGKRRRIEHWNNAYYTGQLAARNMMGQNESYNFLSTVWSDIFDLHIESGGETTGYDDYVMRGNFDKKSLNVIYVKGGLVIGYVAFNRDMSELEAINKLIQDKVDIKSKVDKLKDESFDIRKLSS; this is translated from the coding sequence GTGTCATCAAAACTTACCTCTAAGTATGTTATTATAGGAAGTGGAATAGCTGGTTATCACGCACTAAAAGAGATGTTAAACATAGACCCTAAGGCAAATATTACACTAGTTACTAGTGATAGTTCTTTACCTTATGATAGACCTCCATTATCTAAGGAGTATATGAGGAGTGAAAGGGATAGGGACAGTTTATTCTTTGAAAAGCCTGAATTTTATCAACGGGATAACCTGAAAGTAATGCTTAACACTACGGTCGAAAGGTTAAATGTGAAGGAGAAGTTTTTAACACTCTCCACAGGACAAACACTGAACTTTGATAAATTGCTCATAACAACAGGGGGAAAGCCTAGGAAACTTGGTATCCATGGCGAGAATCTTAATGGAGTTCATTATCTTAGAACTTTAAGTGATGCAGATTCAATTAAGGAGGATTTGAAACACGGTAAAAAGCCAGTAATTGTTGGGGCAGGCTTCATAGGTGTTGAGGTAGCCGCTAGTCTCAGGAGCCTAGGTTTTGAGCCTGTGGTAATAGAGGTAAAGCCTTTCATATGGAGTACGTTTGTGGATGAAAAAGTTTCTGAAATGGTACGGAAGTACTTTGAGAATAAGGGTGTGACTTTCCTTCTGAACGAAGGTGTTAAGGAGTTCGAAGGAAGCCAAAGGGTTAATAGTGTAATAACGTCTGGTGGAAAGAAAATTGAGAGTAGCATGGTTCTCGTGGCTGTAGGTATAAGCCCTAATGTCGAGATAGCTAACGAATTACAAGTTAACAACGGAATATTAGTAGACGAACATCTAAAAGCTAAGGAAGACATTTATGTTGCTGGAGATGTAGCTAATATTCTTGATCCAGTCTCAGGAAAAAGGAGGAGGATAGAACACTGGAATAACGCATATTATACTGGTCAATTAGCTGCGAGAAATATGATGGGTCAAAATGAGAGTTATAACTTTTTGTCTACAGTTTGGTCCGATATATTTGACCTCCATATAGAGTCTGGTGGGGAGACAACTGGGTATGATGACTATGTTATGAGGGGTAATTTTGACAAGAAATCCTTGAATGTAATTTATGTTAAAGGAGGGTTAGTTATAGGTTATGTTGCATTCAACAGAGATATGAGTGAATTAGAGGCTATAAATAAGTTAATTCAAGATAAGGTAGACATAAAGAGTAAGGTAGATAAGCTGAAGGACGAATCCTTTGACATAAGGAAATTATCATCATAA
- a CDS encoding thiamine pyrophosphate-requiring protein has translation MESGAKIFLENLKELGGVDKIFIVSGTDYAAFIEEKAKDGALPEFIVVPHEITATAAAMGYSLGGKTGVAAVHTIPGTLNALGIIVDAYTSRIPLIVIAGRSPYTEEGHEGSRNLRIHWTQEARDQGTVVRQWIKWDFEIRKVEQIPEAIARGIQLAYSEPRGPVYITIPREVSVEKTQSRISRKLSTFEPGARLEDIRTAQRMIEESERPIILTWRAGRRKEWFDEMKKFVDNTGIPVVHYIGEVVNYEGDFGLYEFDITNSDLVIVVENEVPWIPKKVGKINAKVIRVDVDPSYSYIPFYGFPCDLCIQSTVSDFFSRLKVNEKKEWKEKVLEIKSEQDKKKIEEIERLSKGRDKIHPRLLSYMITKLSRELLGDQYAIFNEYPFNPKYAKLHFGQYFSDPAFGHLGWSLGASFGFSLATNKKVIATVGDGSFIFGVPDAFYYAVRSYGGDVTVIIYDNGGWLASAEATAHVYPEGEARKRQNYPGADFKRYNIGEGVRAYGGFYKVIEEVSELEYSLKEAILNRGLSVLQVIVEKTR, from the coding sequence ATGGAATCTGGTGCAAAAATATTTTTGGAAAATTTGAAAGAGTTAGGTGGAGTTGATAAAATATTTATAGTTTCAGGTACGGATTATGCGGCGTTTATTGAGGAGAAAGCAAAAGATGGAGCACTACCTGAATTTATTGTTGTACCTCATGAAATAACAGCTACCGCAGCTGCTATGGGCTATTCACTCGGAGGCAAAACAGGGGTAGCAGCAGTACATACCATTCCGGGAACATTGAATGCGCTAGGTATAATTGTAGACGCTTACACGTCAAGGATACCACTTATAGTTATAGCAGGCAGAAGTCCTTATACAGAGGAGGGACATGAGGGAAGTAGAAACCTCAGAATCCACTGGACTCAGGAAGCTAGAGACCAAGGTACAGTGGTAAGGCAATGGATAAAATGGGACTTCGAAATAAGAAAAGTTGAACAAATTCCTGAGGCTATAGCAAGAGGGATTCAGCTAGCTTACAGTGAACCAAGAGGACCAGTTTACATAACAATTCCTAGAGAAGTAAGCGTAGAGAAGACACAGTCTCGAATATCGAGAAAGTTATCAACCTTTGAACCTGGAGCTAGATTAGAGGACATTAGGACAGCTCAGAGGATGATCGAGGAAAGTGAAAGACCTATAATACTCACCTGGAGAGCAGGTAGAAGAAAGGAATGGTTTGATGAGATGAAGAAATTTGTTGATAACACAGGGATCCCTGTAGTGCATTACATCGGGGAAGTGGTAAACTACGAAGGTGACTTTGGGTTATATGAGTTTGACATAACGAATTCAGATTTAGTGATCGTTGTAGAAAATGAAGTGCCATGGATACCTAAGAAGGTCGGAAAAATAAATGCTAAGGTCATAAGGGTAGACGTAGATCCGTCATATTCTTATATACCTTTCTATGGATTTCCCTGCGACCTATGTATACAATCAACTGTCTCAGATTTCTTTTCAAGATTAAAAGTGAACGAAAAGAAAGAGTGGAAGGAGAAGGTACTAGAAATTAAAAGTGAGCAAGATAAGAAGAAGATCGAAGAGATAGAGAGATTGTCCAAAGGGAGGGATAAAATACATCCTAGATTACTCTCTTATATGATCACCAAGCTCTCTAGGGAACTGCTGGGAGACCAATATGCCATATTTAATGAATACCCGTTTAATCCGAAATATGCTAAACTGCATTTTGGACAATACTTCTCAGATCCAGCATTCGGTCATTTGGGTTGGAGTTTAGGTGCATCCTTCGGTTTCAGTCTAGCCACAAATAAGAAAGTAATAGCTACTGTAGGTGATGGATCCTTTATATTTGGAGTTCCTGACGCATTCTATTATGCAGTTAGGAGTTATGGGGGTGATGTTACAGTGATAATTTATGACAATGGAGGTTGGCTCGCAAGTGCAGAAGCCACAGCTCATGTCTATCCTGAGGGAGAGGCAAGAAAAAGGCAGAACTATCCTGGGGCAGACTTCAAAAGGTATAATATAGGAGAGGGGGTTAGAGCATATGGAGGTTTCTACAAAGTAATAGAAGAAGTTAGTGAACTGGAGTACTCTCTGAAAGAGGCTATATTAAATCGAGGACTATCAGTCCTGCAGGTTATAGTGGAAAAAACTAGATGA
- a CDS encoding thiolase domain-containing protein, translating to MRKVAVIGVGHSKFGKRDDVSIQELAWESIKEAFEDAGVTQKDVNTVILGSTAYRGVELYPGPIVAEYSGLTGKVPMRVEAMCATGLAAALTAYSLVASGLAEIAMAVGVDKMTEVDTSTSLAVGGRGGNYQWEYHFYGTTFPTYYALYATRHMAVFGTTEEQMALVSVKAHKYGASNPKAHFQKPVTVEEVLKSRVISWPIKLLDACPISDGSATAIFASEEKVRELKIDSPVWISGVGFANDYAYVARRGEWLGFKATTLAAQDAYKMADITPNSIEVATVHDAFTIAEIMGYEDLGFVEKGKGGKFIEEGQSEKGGKVGVNLFGGLKSKGHPLGATGLSMIYEITKQLREEAGSLQQPLKRYTGLVHNVGGTGHYAYVMVLRR from the coding sequence ATGAGAAAGGTCGCAGTTATAGGTGTAGGACACTCTAAGTTTGGAAAGAGAGATGACGTAAGTATCCAGGAATTAGCTTGGGAGTCAATAAAGGAGGCCTTTGAAGATGCTGGAGTAACCCAGAAGGATGTTAATACTGTGATATTAGGTAGTACTGCATACAGAGGTGTTGAACTTTATCCAGGACCTATTGTAGCTGAGTACTCAGGTTTAACAGGAAAAGTACCCATGAGAGTAGAGGCTATGTGTGCTACAGGTCTCGCAGCTGCTCTAACAGCCTACTCCCTTGTAGCATCTGGTCTAGCTGAAATAGCTATGGCTGTGGGCGTGGATAAAATGACTGAGGTCGATACTTCAACCTCTTTAGCAGTGGGAGGAAGGGGAGGAAACTACCAGTGGGAATATCACTTTTACGGTACTACATTTCCTACTTATTATGCTCTTTACGCTACTAGACACATGGCAGTCTTCGGTACAACAGAAGAACAAATGGCTCTAGTATCGGTTAAGGCACACAAATATGGAGCAAGTAATCCTAAGGCTCACTTCCAAAAACCTGTCACAGTTGAGGAAGTGTTAAAGTCTAGGGTTATTTCATGGCCTATTAAGCTCCTTGATGCATGTCCAATTAGTGATGGTTCCGCAACAGCAATATTTGCCTCGGAAGAGAAGGTGAGAGAGCTAAAGATAGATTCACCAGTGTGGATTAGTGGAGTAGGATTTGCTAATGACTACGCATATGTTGCGAGAAGAGGAGAGTGGTTAGGATTTAAGGCTACAACATTAGCTGCTCAGGACGCTTATAAAATGGCTGATATTACGCCTAATAGTATAGAAGTTGCTACAGTTCATGATGCGTTTACCATAGCAGAAATAATGGGGTATGAAGACCTAGGATTTGTAGAGAAAGGTAAAGGAGGAAAGTTCATAGAGGAGGGACAAAGCGAAAAAGGAGGAAAAGTCGGTGTGAACTTATTTGGAGGCTTAAAGTCTAAAGGGCATCCTTTGGGTGCTACTGGCTTATCAATGATTTACGAGATAACTAAACAGCTTAGAGAAGAGGCAGGGAGTTTACAGCAACCACTTAAAAGATACACTGGACTGGTTCATAATGTGGGAGGAACAGGTCACTATGCATATGTTATGGTTCTTAGAAGATGA
- a CDS encoding TenA family transcriptional regulator, producing MLKELRQELSNLNEKILNHPFILRAESGDLPLSKLELFYDQQWYIVNYDLRSLAIMVSRANQQDELDFFLSTLQGDYEGLKILREVAKKTYSPLPTAISYTHYLSWLANYGNSGEQAVALTVNLPVWAENCRRLANAFRGKADVRFLDLFGRVEIDDNKVETIVSRYLGRYKEISTIIQFYELQFWNSLL from the coding sequence ATGTTAAAGGAGTTAAGACAGGAGTTAAGTAATTTAAACGAAAAAATATTAAATCATCCCTTTATACTGAGGGCAGAAAGTGGAGATTTACCATTAAGTAAACTCGAGTTGTTTTATGACCAACAATGGTATATCGTAAATTACGATCTGCGATCACTAGCGATCATGGTAAGTAGGGCTAATCAGCAGGACGAGCTAGACTTCTTCCTTTCAACTCTTCAAGGTGATTATGAAGGTCTAAAAATACTTAGAGAAGTAGCAAAGAAAACCTACTCACCACTTCCCACTGCCATATCTTATACGCATTACCTATCATGGTTGGCAAACTATGGAAATTCCGGAGAGCAAGCTGTTGCATTGACAGTCAATCTTCCGGTTTGGGCGGAAAATTGCAGAAGGCTTGCTAATGCTTTTAGAGGTAAAGCTGATGTCAGGTTTCTTGATCTCTTTGGAAGAGTTGAAATCGACGATAACAAAGTGGAGACCATAGTTTCAAGGTATTTAGGTAGATATAAAGAAATATCTACAATAATACAATTTTATGAGTTACAATTTTGGAATAGCTTACTATAA
- a CDS encoding MFS transporter yields MESWTREAKLALTSQFLGFMLDAYDLLFVSALTPYIEKNLVPPGLTGLVGYFVTLALGLGLTLIGRPLGSAIFGNFGDVWGRRRTLMITIIGFSVFSALIGLLPTYAAIGIAASILYAVLRFIEGIFVGGEYAVGHPFAIEYAPSKWRGLVSGIAQGAFSWGTAIGAGIVYLFISVLGDKAMSDYGWRLVFFTGLIPAAVAFIIRYLVPETPVFRKALSERKLERIPFFSLFRPPTLYTFLNVFVLMTGLFFSSYSLFDFATGILTKAGLSTQEASLYYSLAGVFAAIAATLWGLSSDFIGRKKAFLIAAIVTIILATPSFYLWYNAAKANDVGLLFLGSFLIGWLTQWPWGLVPVYLSERFITKRRASGVGFGYSSGVFISAWMPIYSIPLSAYFAGIEGGDPWFVAAFFLILAAVIYGIAALIGPETRTVDLYWTEESEKIR; encoded by the coding sequence ATGGAAAGCTGGACAAGAGAAGCAAAGCTTGCCCTAACTTCCCAGTTTTTAGGATTCATGCTAGACGCCTATGATCTACTATTCGTATCAGCCCTAACACCATATATAGAGAAAAACCTAGTACCACCAGGTTTAACAGGCCTTGTAGGATATTTCGTGACTTTAGCATTAGGATTAGGACTTACTCTGATCGGAAGGCCTTTAGGAAGCGCAATATTCGGTAACTTCGGTGACGTATGGGGTAGAAGAAGGACATTAATGATAACTATAATAGGTTTTTCAGTGTTTAGCGCGTTAATTGGACTTTTACCCACATATGCTGCAATAGGAATAGCTGCCTCAATTTTATACGCAGTGTTAAGATTCATAGAGGGAATATTTGTAGGAGGAGAATATGCTGTAGGACATCCTTTCGCTATAGAATATGCACCAAGTAAATGGAGAGGACTAGTAAGTGGTATTGCCCAAGGTGCGTTCTCATGGGGAACTGCTATAGGTGCAGGGATAGTCTATCTGTTTATTTCAGTTCTAGGAGATAAAGCGATGAGCGACTACGGATGGAGATTAGTCTTTTTCACTGGACTAATTCCTGCAGCAGTTGCTTTTATAATAAGATACCTAGTCCCAGAAACTCCTGTTTTCAGAAAGGCTCTAAGTGAGAGGAAACTAGAGAGAATTCCATTCTTCTCGCTGTTCAGACCACCAACGTTATACACGTTCTTAAATGTCTTCGTGTTAATGACTGGACTATTCTTCAGCTCTTATTCACTATTTGATTTTGCCACTGGAATACTCACAAAGGCTGGTCTATCTACACAAGAGGCGTCGCTGTATTACTCTTTAGCAGGTGTATTTGCAGCTATAGCTGCTACACTATGGGGTCTATCTTCAGATTTCATCGGAAGAAAGAAGGCTTTTCTAATAGCAGCAATTGTAACTATAATTTTAGCTACACCCTCTTTCTATTTATGGTACAATGCTGCTAAAGCAAACGATGTAGGGTTATTATTCCTCGGTTCCTTCTTGATAGGTTGGTTAACCCAGTGGCCTTGGGGACTTGTGCCAGTGTATCTATCAGAAAGATTCATAACGAAGAGAAGAGCTAGCGGTGTCGGTTTCGGTTATAGTTCTGGAGTATTTATATCAGCTTGGATGCCAATATATTCTATACCTCTTTCAGCATATTTTGCAGGTATTGAGGGAGGAGACCCATGGTTTGTCGCTGCGTTCTTCCTAATTTTAGCTGCTGTAATTTATGGTATAGCTGCTCTGATAGGACCTGAGACTAGGACAGTAGATCTGTATTGGACAGAGGAAAGTGAAAAAATAAGGTAA
- a CDS encoding phenylacetate--CoA ligase has translation MSGYDETNPRLLSKNDIKEIQQKRLRRLINYVYENSPYYRKLFQQRRISPEDIKTVEDLRKLPFTTKEELRDKAYPYGGEFLAVPFEKVVRFHMTSGTTGIPTVNAYTTNDIEVWSNLVARCLKTANVNKNDIMMNIYGYGLFTGGIGLQQGAEKIGVKVIPWSAGRTEGMVKAIKDFKATVITGTPSYELVVAETIKKLGIDPTTLNLRLAIPGAEAMTSEMLKRIESELALKEGAREIYGFTEAMGPGVSQECPYDDHKGMHIWTDHFIAEIVDPETGEVLDEGEEGELVITTLSKEAVPLIRYRTRDITKITESDDDIPYPKISIIKGRIDDVIFYKGVKIYPSAINLVLMKYSEIAEYQVVFDRRGNEHKMILKLEVENPSNELKHKIVEEIRTVAFVTPEIEFIKVGSLPRFEGKSKRVIIME, from the coding sequence GTGAGTGGATATGATGAAACTAATCCTAGACTACTATCTAAGAACGACATAAAGGAGATCCAACAAAAGAGATTGAGAAGGCTTATAAACTACGTATATGAGAATTCTCCGTATTACAGGAAGCTTTTTCAACAGAGAAGAATTTCTCCTGAAGATATAAAAACGGTGGAAGATTTAAGAAAACTCCCTTTTACTACAAAAGAAGAGCTTAGAGATAAGGCATACCCATATGGCGGAGAATTTCTAGCTGTGCCGTTTGAAAAGGTTGTAAGGTTTCATATGACCTCTGGAACTACAGGTATACCGACTGTAAACGCTTATACAACTAATGATATCGAGGTCTGGTCTAACCTGGTAGCGAGGTGTCTCAAAACTGCTAACGTAAACAAGAATGATATAATGATGAATATTTACGGTTACGGTTTATTTACAGGAGGGATTGGTCTTCAACAGGGGGCTGAGAAAATAGGAGTAAAGGTGATTCCGTGGAGTGCAGGGAGAACCGAAGGAATGGTCAAGGCTATAAAGGATTTTAAAGCTACTGTGATAACCGGAACACCATCATATGAATTGGTAGTAGCTGAGACCATCAAAAAACTGGGCATTGACCCAACTACCTTGAATTTGAGGCTTGCCATTCCGGGGGCAGAGGCAATGACCTCGGAGATGCTAAAGAGGATAGAAAGTGAGTTAGCGCTAAAGGAGGGTGCAAGAGAAATATATGGTTTTACAGAGGCTATGGGACCAGGTGTTTCCCAGGAGTGTCCTTATGACGATCATAAAGGGATGCACATATGGACAGATCATTTTATCGCTGAGATAGTCGATCCAGAGACTGGAGAAGTTTTAGATGAGGGAGAAGAAGGAGAATTAGTTATAACAACTCTTTCTAAAGAAGCTGTGCCCCTGATTAGGTATAGAACAAGGGACATTACTAAGATTACTGAAAGCGATGATGATATTCCTTACCCTAAAATAAGTATAATAAAGGGCAGGATTGACGATGTTATATTTTACAAAGGAGTGAAGATATACCCTTCTGCTATAAACTTAGTTTTAATGAAGTATTCAGAGATTGCCGAATATCAAGTGGTTTTTGACAGGAGAGGTAATGAACATAAAATGATACTGAAATTAGAGGTCGAGAACCCTTCTAACGAGTTGAAGCATAAAATAGTGGAGGAAATAAGGACAGTTGCTTTCGTGACACCGGAAATAGAATTCATAAAGGTAGGATCTTTGCCCAGATTTGAGGGTAAGAGTAAGAGGGTAATTATTATGGAATAG
- a CDS encoding enoyl-CoA hydratase/isomerase family protein — protein sequence MYETIKLETKDKKIGIIKLNRPDRLNAINFKMVDDLVNALDELEKSPVKVVIITGEGKAFSAGADVKEMVDTPLKEIVLKGHMPLWEKMRAFKKPVIAAVNGVAAGGGLELAMACDIIIASESAKFGQPEINLGIIPGAGGTQRLTRTVGKYNAMKMVLTGELISAKEAKDMGLVVKVVPDGSLIDEAIRLANEIASKPLFSLILAKEAVNRALETNLQQGLDIERRNFYVALASEEAKEGMKAFLEKRKPRWEE from the coding sequence ATGTACGAGACAATAAAGCTCGAGACGAAGGATAAAAAGATTGGTATCATAAAATTAAATAGACCTGACAGGCTCAATGCAATAAACTTTAAAATGGTGGATGATCTAGTTAACGCTCTTGACGAACTGGAGAAGTCTCCAGTAAAAGTTGTGATAATTACAGGAGAAGGTAAAGCTTTTTCAGCTGGTGCAGATGTAAAAGAAATGGTCGACACTCCTTTAAAAGAAATTGTACTTAAAGGTCATATGCCTTTATGGGAGAAAATGAGGGCTTTTAAGAAACCTGTAATAGCTGCTGTTAATGGTGTGGCAGCAGGTGGAGGACTCGAACTTGCTATGGCTTGTGATATAATCATTGCATCTGAATCAGCTAAATTTGGTCAGCCTGAAATTAACCTGGGTATAATCCCTGGTGCAGGTGGTACACAGAGATTGACTAGAACAGTAGGAAAGTATAACGCAATGAAGATGGTACTAACTGGTGAACTCATTTCTGCCAAGGAGGCTAAAGATATGGGATTAGTGGTTAAGGTTGTTCCAGACGGTTCACTGATAGATGAGGCTATTAGATTAGCTAATGAAATAGCCTCAAAGCCCTTATTCTCCTTAATTTTAGCAAAGGAAGCTGTAAATAGAGCATTAGAGACTAATCTTCAACAGGGTTTAGACATAGAGAGGAGAAACTTTTATGTAGCTCTAGCTAGCGAAGAAGCTAAAGAGGGTATGAAGGCGTTCCTAGAAAAGAGAAAACCCAGGTGGGAAGAATGA
- a CDS encoding PaaI family thioesterase produces the protein MNLRESNFAKYLHLKLEEIREGYVKVSAEVREENLNIHGGVHGSFIFALADTAFEYISNFSRNSVALHMDIDFRRQATLGEKIIAEGFEESKGRTTSLYRIVVKNEDGKIIAHVTALAYHLDSVKREQSNKGENKV, from the coding sequence GTGAACCTCAGAGAAAGCAATTTTGCAAAATATCTACATTTAAAATTAGAGGAAATAAGAGAAGGTTATGTTAAAGTATCTGCTGAAGTCAGGGAAGAAAACCTCAACATACACGGGGGTGTTCATGGTTCTTTTATATTTGCTCTTGCCGATACCGCTTTTGAATACATAAGCAACTTTTCGAGGAATTCTGTAGCCCTTCATATGGACATAGATTTTAGAAGACAAGCAACTCTAGGTGAGAAAATAATTGCTGAAGGTTTTGAAGAGAGTAAGGGTAGAACGACTTCGCTATATAGAATAGTGGTTAAGAACGAGGATGGGAAAATAATTGCTCATGTCACAGCTCTGGCTTATCACTTAGATTCTGTAAAAAGAGAACAGAGCAATAAGGGAGAAAATAAGGTTTAA
- a CDS encoding enoyl-CoA hydratase-related protein yields MIVENKDGYAIVKFDRPEKLNALNLKTRNDMISILRKLNADPTVKSVILTGEGRGFCVGADLSEMVEDIYADLKYTFQPIIKEIRNPNKLYISAINGVVAGACLGIVLSTDFRISRKDVKFVTAFQRIGLTSDTGVAYFLAKLVGVKSYDLLILGGEFTAEDAEKWGLVKISEDPLSDAVKLAQRISAGPFLTYVAGKKMVNKILFEDMDDFLEYEALLQSELGKTEDFKEGVQSFIEKREPKYKGR; encoded by the coding sequence ATGATAGTTGAGAACAAAGATGGTTATGCAATAGTAAAGTTCGATAGACCTGAAAAATTGAATGCACTTAACCTAAAAACAAGGAATGATATGATATCGATATTAAGAAAATTAAACGCTGATCCTACTGTTAAGTCAGTGATTCTGACTGGAGAAGGTAGGGGATTTTGTGTAGGAGCTGATTTAAGTGAGATGGTTGAGGACATTTACGCTGACCTCAAGTATACCTTCCAACCTATTATTAAGGAAATAAGAAATCCAAATAAATTGTATATTTCTGCTATTAACGGAGTTGTTGCTGGTGCATGTTTAGGAATAGTACTCTCTACAGATTTCAGGATAAGTAGAAAAGATGTAAAGTTTGTGACAGCTTTCCAGAGAATTGGTCTTACCTCAGATACAGGTGTAGCTTACTTTTTAGCTAAACTAGTCGGCGTGAAGTCGTACGACCTATTAATTCTAGGAGGGGAATTTACAGCAGAAGATGCTGAAAAGTGGGGGTTGGTAAAAATATCTGAGGATCCCCTGTCAGACGCTGTTAAGCTAGCTCAAAGAATTTCTGCAGGTCCGTTCTTAACTTATGTGGCAGGAAAGAAGATGGTGAATAAGATATTATTTGAGGACATGGATGATTTTCTCGAGTACGAAGCATTATTACAAAGTGAATTGGGTAAGACTGAGGACTTCAAGGAAGGAGTTCAATCATTCATAGAAAAACGTGAGCCCAAGTATAAAGGAAGATAA
- a CDS encoding Zn-ribbon domain-containing OB-fold protein has protein sequence MKVDGLPITYNYKINYPDQFLEKLKEGKVVATRCVACNSVYFPPQKDCSNCGSDKMEWVELQGEGELMTYSIVSQKPQGFEKYPDYVIGIVRLGEVSVMAWIKGRPRVGSKVKISTDGQRIIAEVVE, from the coding sequence TTGAAAGTAGACGGGCTACCGATAACCTACAACTATAAAATAAACTATCCAGACCAATTCCTAGAGAAACTAAAGGAGGGTAAGGTAGTAGCTACAAGGTGCGTCGCCTGTAACTCTGTATATTTCCCACCTCAAAAGGACTGTTCAAATTGCGGTTCAGATAAAATGGAATGGGTTGAATTACAGGGCGAAGGGGAGCTAATGACTTATAGTATTGTGTCTCAGAAACCTCAAGGATTCGAGAAGTATCCAGATTACGTGATTGGAATAGTTAGACTGGGAGAAGTAAGTGTGATGGCTTGGATTAAGGGAAGACCAAGAGTAGGAAGTAAAGTTAAGATATCTACAGATGGTCAGAGGATAATCGCTGAGGTGGTAGAGTGA